The following proteins are encoded in a genomic region of Herpetosiphonaceae bacterium:
- a CDS encoding MBL fold metallo-hydrolase produces the protein MARKELHLPAESRGPDLRLGSVFFIGTATTLIRYAGFTILTDPNFLHRHEQVHLGYGLRATRLTDPALDIADLPPVDLVVLSHMHEDHFDRVAAERLDPTLPIVTTRHAAKDLRRKGFTRTYPLKTWQTQTVTKGEVRLRITAMPGTHGPGILAALLPPVMGSMLEFESIATGKLLLRLYITGDTLVHDRLKQIPRRYPNVDLALLHLGGTRVLGIMVTMDGKQGLEVVRLIDPTIAIPIHYNDYTVFKSPLEDFQREVRAAGIEDKIRYLRHGETYRFEIPRGRRR, from the coding sequence ATGGCACGCAAAGAGCTACACCTGCCAGCCGAGAGTCGCGGCCCCGACCTGCGGCTTGGCTCGGTCTTCTTCATCGGCACGGCGACCACGCTGATTCGCTACGCTGGATTCACGATCCTGACCGACCCCAACTTCCTGCACCGGCACGAGCAGGTCCACCTGGGCTACGGCCTGCGCGCGACACGCCTGACCGACCCGGCGCTCGACATCGCGGATCTGCCGCCCGTCGATCTCGTCGTGCTGTCGCACATGCACGAGGACCACTTCGACCGCGTGGCGGCGGAGCGGCTCGATCCCACGCTGCCGATCGTCACGACACGCCACGCCGCGAAGGATCTCAGGCGCAAAGGCTTTACCAGAACCTACCCGCTCAAAACCTGGCAGACACAGACCGTTACAAAAGGCGAAGTTCGGCTGCGGATCACCGCCATGCCGGGCACGCACGGGCCGGGAATTCTGGCCGCGCTGCTACCGCCGGTGATGGGCAGCATGCTGGAGTTCGAGTCGATCGCGACGGGCAAGCTACTGCTGCGGCTCTACATCACGGGCGACACGCTGGTCCACGATCGGCTCAAGCAGATCCCCCGGCGCTACCCCAACGTCGATCTCGCGCTACTGCACCTGGGCGGCACCCGCGTGCTGGGCATCATGGTGACGATGGACGGCAAGCAGGGCCTCGAAGTCGTCAGGCTGATCGACCCGACGATCGCGATCCCGATCCACTACAACGACTACACCGTCTTCAAATCGCCGCTTGAGGACTTTCAGCGCGAGGTGCGCGCGGCGGGAATCGAAGACAAGATCCGCTACCTGCGCCACGGCGAGACGTACCGCTTCGAGATCCCCAGAGGTCGGCGGCGCTAA
- a CDS encoding TIR domain-containing protein: MSVQIIQNKLEQTQRDINLLQQKLTDETKKESLTSERMLRVKQSISRTTSPSTVRNKLSEIGRLERDIVAIQKKKAEISKRITSKTADLNKMQQQLLNEQGREYKKLQDMFKQGDEKMRRMQAEQLHQASSSTTSRYSGDNVQDQEENPFYDVFISHASEDKDDLVRPLAEKLQEVGFSVWYDEFQLKVGENLRRSIDRGLANSRFGIVVLSPAFFEKNWPQYELDGLIAREMSGSKVILPLWHKVSKNEVMSRSPSLVDKIALNTSMYTIEEIVEKLAEAVR; encoded by the coding sequence ATGTCAGTTCAGATTATCCAGAATAAGCTTGAGCAAACACAACGCGATATTAATTTACTTCAACAGAAGTTGACTGATGAGACTAAGAAAGAGTCCTTGACAAGTGAGCGCATGCTCAGAGTTAAGCAAAGCATTTCTCGAACTACCAGTCCATCTACTGTTCGAAATAAGCTAAGTGAGATCGGTCGGCTTGAACGTGATATTGTTGCTATTCAAAAGAAGAAGGCAGAAATCAGTAAACGGATCACATCAAAAACTGCTGATCTGAACAAAATGCAGCAGCAACTCCTTAACGAGCAAGGGCGTGAGTATAAAAAGCTACAAGACATGTTTAAGCAAGGAGATGAGAAGATGAGAAGAATGCAAGCTGAGCAATTACATCAAGCATCTAGTTCAACCACAAGTCGTTATAGCGGTGATAATGTACAGGATCAAGAAGAGAATCCTTTTTACGATGTCTTTATCTCACATGCTAGTGAAGACAAGGACGATTTGGTGCGACCACTTGCTGAAAAACTTCAAGAGGTAGGTTTTTCAGTTTGGTATGATGAGTTTCAACTGAAGGTAGGAGAGAATCTTCGACGTTCAATTGATAGAGGTCTTGCTAATTCACGATTTGGTATTGTTGTACTATCGCCTGCATTCTTTGAAAAGAACTGGCCTCAATACGAGCTAGATGGACTCATCGCGAGAGAAATGAGTGGCTCCAAAGTAATACTACCACTATGGCATAAGGTTTCAAAAAATGAGGTAATGAGTCGCAGCCCCTCTTTGGTCGATAAAATAGCTCTAAACACCTCTATGTACACGATTGAAGAGATTGTAGAAAAGCTGGCAGAAGCTGTCAGGTAA